The Fibrobacter sp. UWB5 DNA segment AGAAACTCGTGAAGACGTCTTTTGCGGGCGGATTCCCGGTGCAGCAGGAAATTGACATCGATTCCGCGACGGCGGGGCCTCTGGTTTATGATGGAAAAATTATGGTTGCAGATAAAACGGAAGGAAGGAACTTTGTGTGGACCTTTAGCGGGGCGTCGTTTGACGGGAAGTCCGCTCCTATACGTGAAATTCCTGCGCCCGTTGTCGATATGGTAAAGTGCTCAAGAACGGATGATGCTTTCGCCCTTGCTGTTGTGACGGCCGAAAATTTTGTTTATAAAAAATACGGGAAGAAACTGGATGGTGTGTCCGGTGAAAGGTGGAAAATTGCATGCACTGATTTGGACCGCGATGGATCGGACGATGTAATCGTGGTGGGCAGTCGCGGTACGGTGGCTGCATACGTCGAGGGCGAAATGGAACTGAAAGCGCTCTGGACCAAGAGCTACAAGCGCGGCGCCGCCGGTACGAGCGGCTTGAAGGATGAAACCTCGGGCATTGCTATCGGTGACATCAACGGTGATGGCTACCCCGAAATCGTGTTCCTGGGCGATAATCTGGTTTATGCGCTGGACCGTTCGGGACTTCCGATTGCAGGGTTCCCGGTGAAGATTAGCCGCGGTGCGCCTGTTTATGGATTCTTTAGCGACCCGATTCTGGTGGACGTCAATGGCGACGATATGCCTGAAATCCTGGTGCCGAGCAGCGATGGTCTGGTGTATGCGTTTACAGGCAAGGGCAAGCAGGTGACGGATGGCTTCCCGCTGGCGGCTGGCAGCTACGAAGACATGGATTCGACAAGCGTGATTCAGCCGATGAGCATCTTTGTGGCGAATGCCGTGTCTGACAAGAAATCGAAGGGACCGGAACTTTATGCATTGCATCGCGACGGTGTGACCGCTTTCCGCCTGCGCAAGGCCTCTAGCGATGCCGCAGAATCGGATGCCGCATGGACGCTCCCCGCTGGCGGTAACGAACGTACGGGTTACTTTGATGCCTCCAAGCTTGCTGACGTAAAGAAGGTTTCTTCGAAGGATGAAATTTCGGAATTCTTCATGTTTCCGAACCCGGTTCGTGGCGGCAAGGCGAAGGCCCGCTTTGAAGTGGGTGCGGATGCAAAGAATGCGACCATTGAACTCTACGATATTACGGGTCTTTGCGTATTCAAGGCCAAGATGAGCGATGTGAAGCAAGGTCGCAACCAGTTTGAAAACCTCGATTTGAAGGACTTGGGTTCCGATGTCTATACCGCTCGTCTCAAGGTAAAATTTGAAAGCGGCAAGACCAAGCAGAAACTCTACCGCGTAGGAGTGGTGAAGTAATGTCTAGAATGGGGCTCCTGTTGGCCGGTATGGCTGTGTTTTCCCTAGTCGCCTGTACGGCGAATGGGGATTCCGCCGATGCATCGCCCACGTACCATCGTGGCGGAAATGCGAGTGCAGACAAGAGTTCCGACAGCAAGGCGACTTCTAGTTCTTCGACGGATTCGGATTCTTCGGATTATTCGATTCAAGATTTGGTTGAAATGGTGAGCGTTCCCGCCGTTGCGTATTCTCGCGGGACGGTCGAATACCGGGTGGATGCATTTGCAATCGGTAAAACCGAGGTGACTCAAGGCCTGTATCGCAAAGTCATGGGTGCCATTTCTAAAGATGACGACTTGGGCGACGATTTTCCGGTTTTCAATGTGAGCTGGTACGATGCAGCTCTCTTTTGCAATGCGCTGTCTAAAAAGGCGGGGTTGGATACGGCTTACGTTTACGAGTCGGTCAATGATGGTGGTGAATTGATTAATTTGTCTATAAACTACGCTGCGACGACTGTACGACTCCCGACTGAAATGGAATGGGAAATTGCAACTCGCGCGGGTACTTCGACCACCTACTACTGGGATACCGATGTGGCCTCGAAATATGCGTATTACGCACAAGATAAGGGACCTGTGGCGGTCGCCGGCTTTACTCCGAATGCGCTCGGCCTTTACGATATGGCGGGCAATGTCGCCGAATGGGTGAACGATTGGTACAGCGCGTATCCGACGGTTTCGCAAGAGAACTATACAGGCCCTGTTGAGGGTAAGTACAAGGGAATTCGTGGCGGCGGGTGGTCCGATAAGGCGCCTGCGCTTGCTTCTGCCGAACGCGACAAGAAAGACCCCAAGTACCATAGTCAGATGGTCGGTTTTAGGGTTGTCTATTCCAAGGGATTTTAGGCGTTTTAAAAGCCTGTCTAAAACTTAAATTGCTAAATTGTGAACCATGAAGAAGTTGAAAACCGTGGTTCTACCTGTTGCAAGAATGGCAATGCCGTTGCTTGCTGTTTTTGCCCTGATGGCTTGTGAAGAGGAAAAGTCCGAGCCCCTGCCGGATCTTCCGCCGATTGAAATCCCGAAGGATGTTCCGGGGCTTTATTCCGGTAGCCTGCCGTGCG contains these protein-coding regions:
- a CDS encoding formylglycine-generating enzyme family protein; protein product: MSRMGLLLAGMAVFSLVACTANGDSADASPTYHRGGNASADKSSDSKATSSSSTDSDSSDYSIQDLVEMVSVPAVAYSRGTVEYRVDAFAIGKTEVTQGLYRKVMGAISKDDDLGDDFPVFNVSWYDAALFCNALSKKAGLDTAYVYESVNDGGELINLSINYAATTVRLPTEMEWEIATRAGTSTTYYWDTDVASKYAYYAQDKGPVAVAGFTPNALGLYDMAGNVAEWVNDWYSAYPTVSQENYTGPVEGKYKGIRGGGWSDKAPALASAERDKKDPKYHSQMVGFRVVYSKGF